In Coregonus clupeaformis isolate EN_2021a unplaced genomic scaffold, ASM2061545v1 scaf0933, whole genome shotgun sequence, a genomic segment contains:
- the LOC123485999 gene encoding zinc finger protein OZF-like — protein sequence MDCFTSFYEPEELRRHTCRPHPCSDCIGSFICPTHFKSKQTQKRMTTYPCGQCGTRCQTPSKLKTHQRTHTGEKPYHCSVCGKRFTRLCELKAHQITHTEEKPYHCSQCGDSFTSLYFLKKHQLIHTGKKPFHCSQCGKSFSQSSTLKTHQIIHTGEKPFHCRQCEKSFGHLSTLKTHQITHTGDKPHLCSQCGKSFSLVGNLKRHQLTHTVEKPYHCSHCGKSVNRLHQLKTHNLTHTGEKPYLCSYCGKGFRQLANLNTHQLIHTGEKPYHCSQCGKDFRHPRHLKSHQITHTGDKPHLCSQCGDSFTSLYFLKKHQLIHTGKKPFHCSQCGKSFSQSSTLKKHQRTHTGENRHQI from the coding sequence ATGGACTGCTTCACTAGTTTCTATGAGCCAGAGGAGTTGAGAAGGCACACTTGTAGGCCCCACCCCTGCTCAGATTGCATAGGCAGTTTTATTTGTCCAACTCACTTCAAATCAAAACAGACTCAAAAAAGGATGACGACATACCCGTGTGGTCAATGTGGGACGAGATGTCAAACACCAAGCAAACTGAAGACGCACCAGagaactcacacaggagagaagccataccacTGCTCTGTTTGTGGGAAGCGTTTCACCAGGTTATGTGAACTGAAGGCACACCAGATAACTCACACagaagagaagccttaccactgctctcaaTGTGGGGATAGTTTCACCAGTTTATATTTCCTAAAGAAACACCAGCTTATTCACACAGGAAAAAAGCCATTCCACTGCTCCCAGTGCGGGAAGAGTTTCAGTCAGTCATCAACTCTGAAGACACACCAGataattcacacaggagagaagccgttcCACTGCCGTCAATGTGAGAAGAGTTTCGGTCATTTATCAACTCTGAAGACACATCAGATAACTCACACAGGAGATAAGCCTCACCTctgctctcagtgtgggaagagtttcagtcTGGTAGGAAACCTAAAGAGACACCAGCTAACCCACACagtagagaagccttaccactgctctcatTGTGGGAAGAGTGTCAATAGGTTACACCAACTAAAGACACACAACctaactcacacaggagagaagccttacctctGCTCTTATTGTGGGAAGGGTTTCCGTCAGTTAGCCAACCTAAATACACACCAGttaattcacacaggagagaagccataccactgctctcagtgtgggaagGATTTCAGACATCCAAGACACTTAAAGTCACACCAGATAACTCACACAGGAGATAAGCCTCACCTCTGCTCTCAGTGTGGGGATAGTTTCACAAGTTTATATTTCCTAAAGAAACACCAGCTAATTCACACAGGAAAAAAGCCattccactgctcccagtgtgggaagagtttcagtcAATCATCAACTTTGAAGAAACATCAGAGAACTCACACAGGAGAAAATCGTCATCAGATCTGA